One segment of Argiope bruennichi chromosome 11, qqArgBrue1.1, whole genome shotgun sequence DNA contains the following:
- the LOC129956980 gene encoding uncharacterized protein LOC129956980 — MEEPTIKPVQAKKMRKWFDSEVDILLKSWKSNFHIKRQENPRRKSLFYDAIRKDLLKHDYERSVHEIMVKTHTLLKSYRIKKKSILKDGRVGNFPLFFDLIDIEKLELQTESEVDPSAPSDEKSEEIIEEVNDPEEVQIIEGLPNLSSVPESTSQACSIDNQSQRKDEDVPKEVNNPDPPSNDLPTTTKEVLVNFFRSFRQVSHQLKKNDRTLLALLREQNDIFRTQSTLLKKFITQD, encoded by the exons ATGGAAGAACCAACAATTAAGCCTGTGCAAGCGAAAAAAATGCGGAAATGGTTTGATAGTGAagttgacattttattaaaatcatggaaaagtaattttcatataaaacggCAGGAAAACCCTAGACGTAAAAGTCTATTCTACGATGCAATTCGTAAAGATCTTTTGAAACATGACTATGAACGATCAGTGCATGAAATTATGGTTAAAACTCATACTTTACTGAAATCTTACAg gattaaaaaaaaatccattttgaagGATGGCAGAGTCGGAAATTTTCCATTGTTCTTCGATCTGATTGATATTGAGAAATTAGAATTACAAACAGAATCTGAAGTGGATCCATCTGCACCATCTGATGAAAAGA gCGAAGAAATCATTGAAGAAGTAAATGATCCTGAAGAGGTTCAAATAATTGAAGGTCTTCCAAATCTTAGTTCTGTTCCTGAATCAACTTCCCAGGCTTGCTCCATAGATAATCAGTCTCAAAGAAAA gatgAAGATGTTCCGAAGGAAGTAAATAACCCAGATCCTCCAAGCAATGATTTACCAACCACCACAAAAGAAGTCcttgtgaatttttttagatCATTTCGACAAGTCAGTCATCAGCTGAAAAAGAATGATAGAACGTTATTGGCATTACTTAGAGAACAAAATGACATCTTTAGAACTCAAAGTACATTATTAAAGAAGTTCATAACACAAGATTGA